The Neurospora crassa OR74A linkage group IV, whole genome shotgun sequence genome has a segment encoding these proteins:
- a CDS encoding CAS1 — protein sequence MASLKSILMSFFALAPLVAGHGAIIAATGDAGGAGMALGIDPSTPRTGSKRNPFQVDTTRFRGQAAKTVGQTIQGGANKVEEGTQAIMAATKDSLPQVTAGGTVKMTLHQINQDGAGPYSCMINSDGQATEWTAIKVATNVPGVFGLSRTTTTDFPLVASIPADQKCTGTVAGQNNVCLVRCQNPIAFGGVVPVQMAGGAGAGTGGGNTDTTTPVTNATSATKASKRPLARRYFAKRSDIEKDSVEDVEQWQH from the exons ATGGCATCTCTCAAGTCCATTCTCATGAGCTTCTTCGCTCTTGCTCCCCTGGTCGCCGGTCACGGCGCTATCATCGCCGCAACAGGCGACGCCGGTGGTGCCGGTATGGCCCTGGGCATTGACCCCAGCACTCCCCGTACCGGATCGAAACGCAACCCCTTCCAGGTGGACACCACTCGATTCCGTGGTCAGGCGGCCAAGACGGTCGGCCAGACGATCCAAGGTGGCGCCAacaaggttgaggagggcaCCCAAGCCATCATGGCCGCTACCAAGGATTCGCTGCCCCAGGTGACGGCCGGTGGTACGGTCAAGATGACGCTTCACCAGATCAACCAGGACGGAGCTGGACCCTATTCTTGCATGATCAACTCGGATGGGCAGGCGACGGAGTGGACTGCGATTAAGGTCGCGACGAATGTCCCGGGTGTATTCGGTCTCTCTAGG ACTACCACGACTGACTTTCCTTTGGTCGCTTCCATCCCTGCCGACCAAAAGTGCACCGGGACCGTCGCTGGTCAGAACAACGTGTGCTTGGTGCGGTGCCAGAACCCTATCGCCTTCGGTGGTGTCGTGCCCGTCCAGATGGCCggcggtgctggtgctggaaCTGGTGGTGGCAACACCGACACCACTACTCCCGTCACCAACGCGACCAGCGCTACCAAGGCTAGCAAGCGCCCCCTTGCCAGGAGGTACTTTGCCAAGCGTTCCGACATTGAGAAGGATTCCGTGGAGGATGTGGAGCAGTGGCAGCACTAG